A window of the Motilibacter rhizosphaerae genome harbors these coding sequences:
- a CDS encoding MFS transporter — translation MSSDVRRSSSSTSSPHYWVTFAVLAASVAAYALLQSLVTPVLSTIQHDLHTDQATVTWVLTAYLLSASISTPILGRIGDRVGKERMLVATLVALAVGSLLAAVASSIGVMIVARVIQGLGGGVLPLSFGIVRDEFPREKVAGAVGLLAALLAVGAGLGIVLAGPIVDLLDYHWLFWIPLVVTVLAAVAAKLLVPESPVRTPGRVSLLPAVLLSAWLVCLLLALSQGTAWGWGSGRIVGLLVAAAVLAVAWVVVESRSSAPLIDMRMMRRPAVWTTNLVALLVGVGLYATFGFLPEFLQTPSAAGYGFGSSITQSGLILLPSSVTMFIVGIASGPLAARFGAKALVVVGPAVAVVTFVLLAFAHDSVWQVCVATGVMGVGFGFAFSAMSSLIVEAVPAEQTGVASGMNANIRTIGGSIGAALMASIVTSGARPDGLPREAGYTHGFAVLGVVTLAAAVAALLIPRTRPAVVEERHAELGIVAAGTLVGSEPE, via the coding sequence CCAGCACGACCTGCACACCGACCAGGCGACAGTCACGTGGGTGCTCACCGCGTACCTCCTGTCGGCGTCGATCTCCACCCCGATCCTCGGGCGCATCGGCGACCGCGTGGGCAAGGAGCGGATGCTCGTCGCGACCCTCGTCGCCCTCGCGGTCGGCTCGCTGCTCGCCGCGGTCGCCTCGAGCATCGGCGTCATGATCGTGGCCCGCGTGATCCAGGGCCTCGGCGGCGGCGTGCTCCCGCTGTCGTTCGGCATCGTGCGCGACGAGTTCCCCCGCGAGAAGGTCGCTGGCGCCGTCGGCCTGCTGGCCGCCCTGCTCGCGGTCGGTGCCGGGCTCGGCATCGTGCTCGCCGGCCCGATCGTCGACCTGCTGGACTACCACTGGCTGTTCTGGATCCCGCTGGTCGTCACGGTGCTCGCCGCGGTGGCCGCGAAGCTGCTCGTGCCCGAGTCGCCGGTCCGTACGCCCGGCCGCGTGAGCCTGCTCCCCGCCGTCCTGCTCTCCGCCTGGCTCGTCTGCCTGCTGCTCGCCCTGAGCCAGGGCACCGCCTGGGGCTGGGGCTCGGGCCGGATCGTCGGCCTGCTCGTCGCGGCCGCCGTCCTCGCCGTCGCCTGGGTCGTGGTGGAGTCGCGCTCGTCCGCGCCGCTCATCGACATGCGCATGATGCGCCGCCCGGCCGTGTGGACCACCAACCTGGTCGCGCTGCTCGTCGGCGTGGGGCTGTACGCGACGTTCGGCTTCCTGCCCGAGTTCCTCCAGACGCCGAGCGCGGCGGGCTACGGCTTCGGCTCGAGCATCACGCAGTCGGGGCTGATCCTGCTGCCCTCGAGCGTGACGATGTTCATCGTCGGCATCGCCTCCGGGCCGCTCGCCGCGCGCTTCGGCGCGAAGGCGCTCGTCGTCGTCGGACCGGCGGTCGCGGTCGTGACCTTCGTGCTGCTCGCCTTCGCGCACGACTCCGTCTGGCAGGTCTGCGTCGCGACCGGCGTCATGGGCGTGGGCTTCGGCTTCGCGTTCTCCGCGATGTCGAGCCTCATCGTCGAGGCGGTGCCGGCGGAGCAGACGGGCGTCGCCTCCGGCATGAACGCCAACATCCGCACCATCGGCGGGTCCATCGGCGCCGCGCTCATGGCGAGCATCGTCACCTCGGGCGCGCGGCCCGACGGGCTGCCGCGCGAGGCGGGCTACACCCACGGCTTCGCCGTCCTCGGCGTCGTCACGCTGGCGGCCGCCGTCGCCGCCCTGCTCATCCCGCGTACGCGTCCCGCCGTCGTCGAGGAGCGGCACGCCGAGCTCGGGATCGTCGCGGCCGGCACCCTCGTGGGCAGCGAGCCGGAGTGA